The sequence below is a genomic window from Iodobacter fluviatilis.
TATGCTTCTGCCCTGCCCTGCCCCAACTTAAACCGTTATTGAATACAGCAGCGCCATAGAGAGTATGCAATGTCCAGAGACATGAAAAGAACACCTCGCAGCAGTACCAGCAACTCCTCAAAAAGTGGTGGCGGAGGCTCTCTGCTGACTGGATTGCTCATTGGTTTATTTGGCGGTGTCGCTGTCGCCGTTGCTGTTGCGGTATTTTTAAACCGCAGTGGAAATCCTTTTGCAGGCAAAGTAAGCACCACACCTGCTGATGCCATTTCTTCAGCACCTGTTGGCCAGCCGCCACAAACACCGGAAGTCTTATCTCCTGGCGGCAAGAATGATGTGATTATTGTCACACCCACACCCACTGCCTCCGCCGTAAAGAATGAAAATGGTGAGCGCTTTGATTTTTATAAAATGCTGCCGGAACTTGCAGACAAAAAACCTGCCGAAGCAGCTAAACCTGCCGAGCCTAAAAAGCCTGAAGCCAGCCCGCCGGTAAAAGTAGAAGTACCCAAAGGGGCATATTTACAAATTGGCTCATTCCAAAATGAACAAGATGCAGATAATCTTAAAGCCAAACTCGCCTTACTTGGCATAGAGGCCAGAATTCAAACCAGCGATATTCCTGGTAAAGGAATCTGGCATCGCGTTCGGCTTGGCCCGTTTAATTCCAGCAATGAGCTGGATAATGCCCGCTCACAACTAAAAGCGAATGGCGTAGATAGCGCCGTTGTTAAATAACAAGGTAGGACTTGCGTATGTTAAATACTTGGCTCAAACGATTACTGATTGGCACCACACTCCTGGCAGCAAGCCTTGCCCACGCCGACATCCGTGAAGGCGTTGAATATAAAAAAATGACGAAGCCACAAGCGGTTGCCGTTGCTGGCAAAAGCGAAGTAATCGAGTTCTTCTGGTATGGCTGCCCACACTGCTTTACCGTGGCCCCTTATGTAGAAGACTGGGCAAGTAAACTACCTGCCAATGTTAATTTCCGCCGCGTGCACGTTGCATGGCCAGGCCGCAGTGATATGGAAGGCCACGCTAAAATCTTTATCGCCTTGCAGGCAATGGGTCTGGAAGGCAAGCAACAGCTGGCCGTCATGACCGCCGTACAAAAAGAGCGTATTGAATTACGCAAAGAAGATGTGTTGTTTGACTGGATCAAAAAACAAGGCATCGATGTAGAAAAATTCAAAGCTCAGTACAACTCATTCAGCAGCAGCGCCAATATGAACAAGCTGGCGCAAATGACGCGTGATTATCAAGTAGATGGCGTTCCAATGTTTGTAGTGAATGGCAAATACGTAACCAGCCCGGCGATGGTTGGCAAAGAAGATGGCACCATCACCCAAGTTGTTAATGAGCTTCTGGCCAAAGACAAACCTGCAGCGGCTAAAAAGAAATAAGCCAGCCCCCTGCAATAGAAAATGCCCCGGATATATTCGGGGCATTTTTTACGCCCTTAATCCTGGCACAACAAGGCATACTCAAGTGCTTAATTGTTAATACTGAGCCATTCCCCCTACAGGAGCGTTAAACATGCAATGGATCGATCTGCGTAGTGACACCGTTACCCAGCCCACACCAGCCATGCGCACAGCCATGATGAATGCAGCCGTTGGCGATGATGTATATGGGGATGACAGCAGTGTAAATGAGCTTGAACGTCTTGCTGCCGAAACACTGGGCTTTGAAGCGGCCCTGTTTGTTCCCACAGGTACCTTTGGCAATCAACTTGCGCTCTTTACCCATTGCGAGCGTGGTGATGAAGTGATCCTAGGCGAAGACACCCATATTGTCTGGCACGAAGTAGGCGGAGCGGCTGTGATTGCAGGCGTCAATCTGCGCCCTGTCCCCACAAATAACGGCGTGCTGGATGCCGAGCAGGTTCGCCGCCGCATCCGCCCGGAAGGCGATATCCACCTGCCGCGCACACGCTTAGTCTGCATGGAAAACGCACATTCCAGTGGCCGTGTTGTGCCATTAGCCGCCATGCAGGAAGTATGGGAAACCGCAAAATCTGCAGGACTGAAAGTTCACCTTGATGGTGCACGGGTCTTTAATGCAGCCACCCACCTCGGGGTCGATGTAAAGCAAATCACCCAATACGCTGACAGCGTGATGTGTTGCTTATCCAAAGGCCTGGCGGCCCCAATCGGCTCTATTCTTGCTGGTGATACCGCTTTTATCGCCACCGCACGTAAAAAACGCAAGCTACTGGGCGGCGGATGGCGGCAAGCCGGCGTACTCGCAGCCCCTGCCATGCTGGCGCTGACAGAAATGACCCAGCGCTTGGATGACGATCATAAAAACGCACAATACCTAGCCGAACAACTGGCTGGACTGCCTGATGTGTGTGTTTGCACCGACCAGCTGCAAATCAATATGGTGTTTTTTAAAATCAGCAAAGAGATCGACGAAGCCAGACTGCTTGCCTGCCTGAACGAGCACGGCATTAAATCAAACGGCACCGAAGATGGCCAATGGCGTTTTGTTTGCCACTGGCAGATCGGCAAAGAAGAGATTGATAAAGTCATTGCAGCAATGAAAACAGCGCTGGCTGCGGCTTAAGGCTTCATCTTAAGGAGTGGCACGCCACTCCTTAATTTGATGACCTTAACGATTACCTTAACTTATCCACAACCGCCAGCAGCGGCAGCAAAACGCTTGCGCCAAATTGGCGCGAACGCTCGCCGTTCCAGCCTACTTCTGGCAGGGGGCGTTTAGCGGTGTCTTTAAATGGCATCTCGATGGTGTAAGCCAGGCAATCAAATGCATCACCTACCCAGTTGGTGCCGATGGTCAGTGTTTCCGGGCCAAACTTGCCTTTTTCATAGCCAAATTCAGTTTGAAAATCCGGGCTTGTTGCCAGCCATGCCGCTTTAAAAGCCTCCTGCAGGCTGGCTTGGTGAGCCGAGAATGTAGCATTGTCATCACAGCCGGCGACAAAATTATGCGGGATCGACTCGTCGCCGTGCACATCAAGGAAGGCATCGATGCCGGTTTCCAGCATCATTTGACGCACCAGGAATACCTCCGGGCTGCGCTCCATGCTAGGTGTTGCCCATTCACGGTTCAGATTGGCACCCGCCGCATTGGTGCGTAAATTACCGCGCACGCTGCCATCCGGATTCATATTCGGCACGATATAGAACACGGCTTTTTCCAGCAGCACACGGGCCACGGCGTTTTCCGGGTCAAGCAATGTTTCCAGCAGGCCTTCCACAAACCATTCGGCCATGGTTTCGCCCGGATGCTGACGCGCGGTAATCCAGATTTTTTTCTTGCCAGGCATTTCCACGCCAACACGCAGCAAATCCATATCACGGCCATCTAGTGTGCTGCCCAAATGCACCAACTCGCACAGCGGGCTTGCTTCAACGGCCTCGCCAATCAAGCGCATATGGCGCTCCCACGAGTAAGGCTCGAAATAAGCGTAGAAAACCGATTCGCGCTCTGGACGATGGTGGATACGCAGTGTTTGGCCATCATAATCACTGGCTACACGGAACCAGTTTTCGGTGTCGTAGCTAGCCACAGCGTTGTAATCAGGCCAGCCATCTGGGTAAGCGCTGCTGGCTGCATTATCAAAGTGGATCACACAGTCCTGATCTTTAGCGCCAAGCAAACGAAAGTGGAACCACTGGCTGAACGGCGAAGCGTTATCGCTGCGGATCTTTAAATGGATATTTTGGGCATCAGCAAGGCTGACCACTTCAATAGCGCCAGAATCAAACTGGCTGGAGATTTTTAGCATGGTGCAATCCTGAATTAGAAAATATTGAAGCTAAAAAAACCCAAATCTTGAAACACAGAGTTAAGGAGAACGCAGAGAGGCAAGGAGAAAAGCAAACTTGAATGACGATGATTCAACTTTCTAATTTGGAATTAAATAGATTGGTTTTCTCTGTGAAACTCTGTGTCCTCTGTAGTTCAAGATTTGGGTTTATAACAATTGATTAACTGCCCTTACTTCAAACGGATAGACCAAGCCTAGCTCGGCTCTAGCCGCATCGAGTATGGCAATCATGGCCCTAGAATGAGCATAAGGCATCAGCGGGCTTTCGCTTTGGCCCGTAGTCAATAAATGGCAAAAATGGGCCGTTTCGTATTGTAGGCCAGATCCCACAGACGGTTTTTCCAACCTGACTTTGCGGCCATCCTTATAAAAAATGGTCGCAGCAGTCGGGTTCCACCATTTTTCATCCAATACCACATGCCCATCCGGGCCTGCCAGCATGGCCTCGCCCGATCCGGCCAAATCCAGACCACAGTAAAGCTGGCTGATGCCACCACTGTGCTGGCTGTTGATGCTGGCAAAAGTATCCACACCGCCATTAAGCCGCCCCAAAGCCTGCACATTTTGCACGCCGCCCAGCCAATCCACCGCTAGAAACGCACCATAAATGCCGATATCCAAGAGGCCTCCACCCGCCATTTCCGGCTTGAGCACGGCATGATCTGCGGCCACATTCGGGCTAGCAAAGCCGCAGCGAACAAAAGCAATGGGGCCGATCGGATCTGTGGATAAGTGCTCACGCAGCGCCTGATACAGTGGATAAAACCCCGGTTTCATCGCTTCCATAAACAACTGGCCAGTCTGTGTTGCCACATCCAGCACGCGTTCAAGCTCGGCAAGGCTGGTGGCCGCAGGCTTTTCACACAGCACCGCTTTACCCGCTTTCATTGCTGCAATGCTGTACTGGGCATGGCTGGTATGGGGAGTGGCGATATACACCGCATCAATATCGCTGGCGAGCAAATCATCCACGCTCTGGTGCACTACACCGCCATACTGCTCAGCAAAAGCGCTAGCCTTAGCCTGATTGCGATTCCACACCGCAGCAAGCTGCGCCTCGTCGGCAATATAAGCCAAACCCTGAGCAAAGCGATTGGCAATATGGCCCGTGCCGATCATCCCAAAACGAATAGTCATTGAGCGCCTTTTTATTTAGTAACAGGTGTTGCGCAGTTCTTATCTTTTTAGTGCCTTCGGCACGCTGATTTTGGTGCGGGCGTCCCGCTGGACCTTCCTTTCTTGTGTGGCCAAGAAAGGAAGCGAAGCCACAACACCAATCACACGAAGGCCCCTCTTCTGCGGACAATCGAGTCGGCGGCTGCGGGACTCGCTTCGCTCAAACATCCTCGCCGAAACCCCGACCCGCTTGTTCCTCACTCCGGCGTGTTTCAAGGGGAGATTTAAGCCCCGTGCAACTAACTGCGATACAAATTCTAATTAGACAAGTTTTTAAATACTTAAAACCTACGAAACAACTTAATTGGAGTCATGTTTTTCTCCGTGAAACTCCGTGTTTCAAGATCTGGATTTGCTTAAATCACGATTAAACTTTATTAAACCGCACCAAGGCCAAGCTGCCGAGTAGATTAGGCAGGAACTCCACTTTTTCACCCTGATTTAATACCAACTGATGATCTATTTTTAAGCCTGATTTATTCAATAATTTAGCAAAATCATGCACGGTACAAAAATGGATATTGGGCGTGTTATACCATTCAAACGGAATTGTTTCCGATACCGGCATTCTGCCCATCAGGATTTGCCAGCGGTTTTCCCAGAAGCCAAAATTAGGAAAGGTGACGATGCCGGTTTTACCCACCCTGACCATTTCCTGCAAAATGCCTTCAATATTGTGCATGGCCTGAATCGTGAGCGAAAGCACCACATAATCAAAGGAATGGTCTTCAAAAGTAGATAAGCCACTTTCCATATCGCTTTGAATCACATTTACACCATTGGCCACGCAGCCCACCACGCCATTGACATCAATTTCCACGCCATAACCACTGACTTGTTTTTGTGCAGCCAGCCAGGCCAGCAATTCACCGTCGCCACAGCCTAAATCCAATACTCTGGATTGCGGGGGA
It includes:
- a CDS encoding SPOR domain-containing protein yields the protein MKRTPRSSTSNSSKSGGGGSLLTGLLIGLFGGVAVAVAVAVFLNRSGNPFAGKVSTTPADAISSAPVGQPPQTPEVLSPGGKNDVIIVTPTPTASAVKNENGERFDFYKMLPELADKKPAEAAKPAEPKKPEASPPVKVEVPKGAYLQIGSFQNEQDADNLKAKLALLGIEARIQTSDIPGKGIWHRVRLGPFNSSNELDNARSQLKANGVDSAVVK
- a CDS encoding thiol:disulfide interchange protein DsbA/DsbL → MLNTWLKRLLIGTTLLAASLAHADIREGVEYKKMTKPQAVAVAGKSEVIEFFWYGCPHCFTVAPYVEDWASKLPANVNFRRVHVAWPGRSDMEGHAKIFIALQAMGLEGKQQLAVMTAVQKERIELRKEDVLFDWIKKQGIDVEKFKAQYNSFSSSANMNKLAQMTRDYQVDGVPMFVVNGKYVTSPAMVGKEDGTITQVVNELLAKDKPAAAKKK
- the ltaE gene encoding low-specificity L-threonine aldolase encodes the protein MQWIDLRSDTVTQPTPAMRTAMMNAAVGDDVYGDDSSVNELERLAAETLGFEAALFVPTGTFGNQLALFTHCERGDEVILGEDTHIVWHEVGGAAVIAGVNLRPVPTNNGVLDAEQVRRRIRPEGDIHLPRTRLVCMENAHSSGRVVPLAAMQEVWETAKSAGLKVHLDGARVFNAATHLGVDVKQITQYADSVMCCLSKGLAAPIGSILAGDTAFIATARKKRKLLGGGWRQAGVLAAPAMLALTEMTQRLDDDHKNAQYLAEQLAGLPDVCVCTDQLQINMVFFKISKEIDEARLLACLNEHGIKSNGTEDGQWRFVCHWQIGKEEIDKVIAAMKTALAAA
- a CDS encoding M14 family metallopeptidase, which encodes MLKISSQFDSGAIEVVSLADAQNIHLKIRSDNASPFSQWFHFRLLGAKDQDCVIHFDNAASSAYPDGWPDYNAVASYDTENWFRVASDYDGQTLRIHHRPERESVFYAYFEPYSWERHMRLIGEAVEASPLCELVHLGSTLDGRDMDLLRVGVEMPGKKKIWITARQHPGETMAEWFVEGLLETLLDPENAVARVLLEKAVFYIVPNMNPDGSVRGNLRTNAAGANLNREWATPSMERSPEVFLVRQMMLETGIDAFLDVHGDESIPHNFVAGCDDNATFSAHQASLQEAFKAAWLATSPDFQTEFGYEKGKFGPETLTIGTNWVGDAFDCLAYTIEMPFKDTAKRPLPEVGWNGERSRQFGASVLLPLLAVVDKLR
- a CDS encoding Gfo/Idh/MocA family protein codes for the protein MTIRFGMIGTGHIANRFAQGLAYIADEAQLAAVWNRNQAKASAFAEQYGGVVHQSVDDLLASDIDAVYIATPHTSHAQYSIAAMKAGKAVLCEKPAATSLAELERVLDVATQTGQLFMEAMKPGFYPLYQALREHLSTDPIGPIAFVRCGFASPNVAADHAVLKPEMAGGGLLDIGIYGAFLAVDWLGGVQNVQALGRLNGGVDTFASINSQHSGGISQLYCGLDLAGSGEAMLAGPDGHVVLDEKWWNPTAATIFYKDGRKVRLEKPSVGSGLQYETAHFCHLLTTGQSESPLMPYAHSRAMIAILDAARAELGLVYPFEVRAVNQLL
- the metW gene encoding methionine biosynthesis protein MetW, which gives rise to MSQVKNLRPDLQYIADWIPPQSRVLDLGCGDGELLAWLAAQKQVSGYGVEIDVNGVVGCVANGVNVIQSDMESGLSTFEDHSFDYVVLSLTIQAMHNIEGILQEMVRVGKTGIVTFPNFGFWENRWQILMGRMPVSETIPFEWYNTPNIHFCTVHDFAKLLNKSGLKIDHQLVLNQGEKVEFLPNLLGSLALVRFNKV